A part of Microthrixaceae bacterium genomic DNA contains:
- a CDS encoding glycosyltransferase, with protein sequence MAEPVSELSSRPDITVVVMGFRNEATIVSAVESVLGQRRSAKTQVEVVVVTSGGDSSAELVRRAHPDITVIESQRRLMPGGARNAGMTAARGQVVAFLAADCLAEPNWVEARLAAHRAGNSVVAGAITSAPPERPASWASHLTLYRGRLSGRDAGPVSFPDPAAHGSSYTVETLNRLGAFEPDIRIGEDTDAARRLGDLGTTIWFSPDVRTAHRNPRTTVEMIRDHHRRGRRVVTASLSTGQPIPPSTPLRAAVGLPIQTVGSVADVVAAVWRNGGRYDRIRLILALPWVVLAVTAGLAGRYRERFALAKTHG encoded by the coding sequence ATGGCTGAGCCAGTCTCGGAGCTGAGCAGTCGTCCAGATATCACCGTGGTGGTGATGGGGTTCCGCAACGAGGCCACCATCGTCTCGGCGGTGGAATCCGTTCTCGGGCAGCGACGGTCCGCCAAGACCCAGGTGGAGGTGGTCGTGGTCACCTCCGGGGGAGATTCCAGCGCTGAGCTGGTACGACGGGCCCATCCCGACATCACCGTGATCGAATCGCAGCGTCGGCTGATGCCCGGAGGTGCCCGCAACGCGGGGATGACCGCGGCCCGAGGTCAGGTGGTTGCCTTCTTGGCCGCCGACTGCCTCGCCGAGCCGAACTGGGTCGAGGCTCGCCTGGCCGCCCATCGCGCCGGGAACAGCGTGGTGGCCGGTGCCATCACCTCGGCACCCCCCGAACGACCGGCGTCGTGGGCGTCCCACCTCACGCTCTACCGCGGCCGCCTCAGTGGTCGTGACGCGGGTCCGGTCTCCTTTCCGGATCCGGCCGCCCACGGCTCGTCCTACACGGTCGAAACTCTGAACCGCCTCGGAGCCTTCGAACCCGACATCCGCATCGGCGAGGACACCGATGCCGCCCGACGCCTCGGCGACCTCGGCACAACGATCTGGTTCTCGCCCGACGTCCGCACAGCCCACCGCAATCCCCGAACCACGGTGGAGATGATCCGCGACCATCACCGGCGCGGTCGTCGCGTCGTGACCGCATCGCTGTCCACCGGTCAGCCGATCCCACCGAGCACCCCGTTGCGGGCCGCGGTGGGGCTGCCGATTCAGACCGTGGGCTCCGTGGCCGACGTGGTGGCCGCGGTCTGGCGCAATGGAGGCCGCTACGACCGGATCCGCCTGATCCTGGCCCTGCCCTGGGTGGTGCTGGCCGTGACCGCCGGGCTGGCCGGCCGGTATCGGGAACGCTTCGCACTCGCAAAGACCCACGGCTAG
- the ahpC gene encoding peroxiredoxin: MTLVNSEIKPFSTTAFHNGAFVDVTDADVRGKWAVFFFYPADFTFVCPTELGDMADHYAELQGLGVEVYSVSTDTHFVHKAWHEASETIAKITYPMLGDPSGDISRNFGVMRGQQFDDGDPVGNGIGLADRGTFLVDPDGVIQFEEVTAEGIGRNAAELLRKIKAAQYVRSHPGEVCPAKWEEGEATLAPSLDLVGKI; encoded by the coding sequence ATGACCCTGGTCAACTCCGAGATCAAGCCCTTCTCCACCACCGCCTTCCACAACGGTGCCTTCGTCGATGTGACCGACGCCGACGTGCGCGGCAAGTGGGCGGTGTTCTTCTTCTACCCGGCCGACTTCACCTTCGTTTGCCCCACCGAACTGGGCGACATGGCCGACCACTACGCCGAGCTCCAAGGCCTGGGCGTCGAGGTCTACTCGGTGTCCACCGACACCCACTTCGTGCACAAGGCCTGGCACGAGGCCTCCGAGACCATCGCCAAGATCACCTACCCGATGCTCGGCGACCCCAGCGGTGACATCTCCCGCAACTTCGGGGTCATGCGCGGCCAGCAGTTCGATGACGGCGACCCGGTCGGCAACGGCATCGGCCTCGCCGACCGCGGCACCTTCCTGGTCGACCCCGACGGCGTGATCCAGTTTGAAGAGGTCACCGCCGAGGGCATCGGCCGCAACGCCGCCGAACTTCTCCGCAAGATCAAGGCCGCGCAGTACGTGCGCAGCCACCCGGGCGAGGTCTGCCCCGCCAAGTGGGAAGAGGGCGAAGCCACCCTGGCTCCCTCCCTCGACCTCGTAGGCAAGATCTGA
- the amrB gene encoding AmmeMemoRadiSam system protein B has product MSTTGGGRVRPAAVAGTFYPADPEELRQLVRSCFDAATHAPPPPSPDRYHDPTWPLPRALVVPHAGLIYSGPVAASAYRRLLPHTVAVRRVVLLGPSHRVAFRGVAATTADAWASPLGTVAIDTDLVQRVVGAGAAFFSDAAHAGEHSLEVQLPFLQEVVPDALLAPFVVGDANASQVGALLDLVWDQPGTVVIISSDLSHYHRYDDAVRLDRHTAGEILARHAEGVSDTDACGNRPLRGLLRVAEQRDLTVEVLDLRNSGDTAGDRKRVVGYGAFALT; this is encoded by the coding sequence ATGAGCACGACCGGCGGCGGTCGCGTCCGGCCGGCCGCGGTGGCCGGCACCTTCTACCCGGCTGACCCCGAGGAGCTGCGGCAACTGGTCCGGTCCTGCTTCGATGCCGCCACCCACGCCCCTCCACCACCGAGCCCAGACCGCTACCACGACCCGACCTGGCCTCTGCCCCGGGCCTTGGTGGTGCCCCACGCCGGGCTGATCTACTCGGGACCGGTTGCGGCCAGCGCCTACCGTCGGCTCCTACCCCACACCGTCGCCGTCCGGCGCGTCGTGCTGCTCGGCCCCAGCCACCGCGTGGCGTTCCGGGGTGTGGCCGCCACCACCGCTGATGCCTGGGCCAGCCCGCTGGGAACGGTCGCCATAGACACCGACCTGGTGCAGCGGGTGGTTGGGGCCGGGGCCGCCTTCTTCTCAGACGCGGCCCATGCGGGGGAGCACTCGCTGGAGGTACAGCTCCCCTTCCTCCAAGAGGTCGTTCCCGACGCCCTTCTGGCCCCCTTCGTGGTGGGAGATGCCAATGCCAGCCAGGTAGGGGCACTGCTGGACCTGGTGTGGGATCAGCCCGGCACGGTCGTGATCATCAGCAGTGACCTGTCCCACTACCATCGCTACGACGATGCCGTCCGTCTGGACCGCCACACCGCCGGTGAGATCCTGGCCCGTCACGCCGAGGGCGTCTCCGACACCGATGCGTGTGGGAACCGGCCACTACGGGGGCTGTTGCGGGTGGCCGAACAACGTGACCTGACGGTGGAGGTGCTCGATCTGAGGAACTCCGGCGACACCGCCGGCGACCGGAAGCGGGTGGTTGGCTATGGCGCCTTCGCTCTCACCTGA
- the ahpF gene encoding alkyl hydroperoxide reductase subunit F, whose translation MLDANLAAQLKTHLEKVTHPVELIAALDDGAKSTELWNLLEQIASLSPSLRARRLEEVPPGTRLPSFTIERTGTDTSVRFAGIPLGHEFTSLVLALLQVGGHPSTADPAVLQQVRDLPGDYHFETFFSLTCQNCPDVVQALNLMSVINPRIRHESIDGALFQDEVEARKVMAVPSVFLNGEPFDQGRMSLEQIVARLDTGAAERQAAAIADKDPFDVLVVGGGPAGAAAAVYAARKGINTGVAADRFGGQVLDTMAIENFISVPYTEGPKLATALEQHVREYDVDVMNLQEATRLVPAGDDGLTTIELANGASLKARAVVISTGARWRTMGVPGEAEYRNKGVAYCPHCDGPLFKGKRVAVIGGGNSGVEAAIDLAGIVAHVTLIEFDSQLRADDVLQRKLHSLPNVDVVVSALSTEVLGDGEQVTGIVYTDRTTDESHTVDLDGIFVQIGLLPNTEWLKGTVGLSPRGEVEIDDRGQTSVPGVFAAGDCTTVPYKQIVIAMGAGATAALSAFDHLIRTSAPAEPALASV comes from the coding sequence ATGCTCGACGCCAATCTCGCTGCCCAGCTCAAGACCCACTTGGAGAAGGTCACCCACCCCGTCGAGCTGATCGCCGCCCTCGACGATGGGGCCAAGTCCACCGAGTTGTGGAACCTGCTCGAACAGATCGCGTCGCTGTCGCCCAGCCTCAGAGCCCGACGTCTGGAAGAGGTCCCACCAGGGACCCGGCTCCCGTCGTTCACCATCGAACGGACCGGAACCGATACCTCGGTGCGATTCGCGGGGATTCCGCTAGGGCACGAGTTCACCTCGCTGGTGCTGGCCCTGCTCCAGGTGGGAGGCCACCCCTCCACCGCTGACCCCGCCGTGCTCCAACAGGTTCGGGACCTACCCGGCGACTACCACTTCGAGACCTTCTTCTCGCTCACCTGCCAGAACTGCCCCGACGTGGTCCAGGCCCTGAACCTGATGAGCGTCATCAACCCCCGCATCCGCCACGAGTCGATCGACGGTGCCTTGTTCCAAGATGAGGTCGAGGCCCGCAAGGTGATGGCCGTGCCCTCGGTGTTCCTCAACGGCGAGCCCTTCGACCAGGGTCGCATGAGCCTCGAACAGATCGTGGCCCGCCTAGACACCGGAGCCGCCGAACGCCAGGCTGCTGCCATCGCCGACAAGGACCCCTTCGACGTGTTGGTGGTGGGCGGTGGTCCCGCCGGCGCGGCCGCTGCCGTATACGCCGCCCGCAAGGGCATCAACACCGGGGTGGCCGCCGATCGCTTCGGCGGCCAGGTGCTCGACACGATGGCCATCGAGAACTTCATCTCGGTGCCCTACACCGAAGGCCCCAAGCTGGCCACCGCGCTCGAACAACACGTCCGCGAGTACGACGTCGATGTGATGAACCTCCAAGAGGCCACCCGCCTGGTGCCCGCCGGCGACGACGGGCTGACCACCATCGAGTTGGCCAACGGTGCCAGCCTCAAGGCCCGCGCCGTGGTTATCTCCACCGGGGCTCGCTGGCGCACCATGGGTGTCCCCGGCGAAGCCGAGTACCGCAACAAGGGCGTTGCCTACTGCCCCCACTGTGACGGACCGCTGTTCAAGGGCAAGCGGGTGGCGGTGATCGGCGGAGGCAACTCCGGCGTCGAGGCGGCCATCGACCTGGCCGGGATCGTCGCCCACGTCACCCTCATCGAGTTCGATTCCCAGCTTCGGGCCGACGACGTGCTCCAGCGCAAGCTGCACAGCCTGCCCAACGTGGACGTCGTGGTGAGCGCCCTGTCCACCGAGGTGCTGGGCGACGGCGAACAGGTGACCGGAATCGTCTACACCGACCGCACCACCGATGAGAGCCACACCGTCGACCTGGATGGGATCTTCGTGCAGATCGGTCTCTTGCCCAACACCGAATGGCTGAAGGGGACCGTCGGGCTGTCACCGCGAGGCGAGGTCGAGATCGACGACCGAGGCCAGACGTCGGTGCCGGGCGTGTTCGCCGCCGGGGACTGCACCACCGTTCCCTACAAGCAGATCGTGATCGCCATGGGAGCTGGGGCCACTGCGGCGCTCAGCGCCTTCGACCACCTGATCCGCACATCGGCTCCAGCCGAGCCGGCCCTGGCCTCGGTCTGA
- a CDS encoding LysR family transcriptional regulator, whose protein sequence is MNLRDLSYLVAVADHRHFGRAAQACYISQPTLSTQIKKLERELGVALVERSSRRILLTPAGEQVVARARGVLSQVDDIHRVAAQARDPEAGSIRLGLFPTLAPYLLPHVVPGIHTRFPHLELLLVEEKTEVILTQLRSGQLDAGVLALPVNHDGLCLQPLFTEDFVLAVPATHPLAAVPGQIDRTVLAGLDLLLLEEGHCLRDQALEVCSLAGGTERRGFRATSLETLRQMVAAGVGVTLLPELAIQAPVAPSEDIVLLRFNDPAPSRQIALLWRETSTYQDLLPELAAKLAELPAGLVGST, encoded by the coding sequence GTGAACCTTCGGGATCTGTCCTACCTGGTGGCGGTGGCTGACCACCGCCACTTCGGTAGGGCGGCACAAGCCTGCTACATCAGCCAGCCCACCCTGTCGACCCAGATCAAGAAGCTGGAGCGAGAGCTCGGGGTTGCTCTGGTGGAGCGCAGCTCTCGACGGATCCTGCTCACCCCCGCCGGCGAGCAGGTGGTGGCCCGGGCCCGCGGCGTTCTCAGCCAGGTCGACGACATCCATCGGGTAGCCGCTCAAGCCCGCGATCCCGAGGCCGGCAGCATCCGCCTTGGACTGTTCCCCACCCTGGCCCCGTACCTCTTGCCCCACGTCGTGCCCGGCATCCACACCCGGTTCCCACACCTCGAACTCCTTCTGGTCGAGGAGAAGACCGAGGTGATCCTGACCCAGCTCCGCTCCGGTCAGCTCGACGCCGGGGTCCTGGCCCTACCGGTCAACCACGACGGGCTGTGCCTGCAGCCGTTGTTCACCGAGGATTTCGTCCTCGCCGTTCCCGCCACCCATCCGCTGGCCGCCGTACCCGGACAGATCGATCGCACCGTCCTGGCCGGGCTGGATCTCTTGTTGCTCGAGGAGGGCCACTGCCTACGTGATCAGGCGCTCGAGGTGTGCAGCCTGGCGGGCGGAACCGAACGCCGTGGCTTTCGGGCCACCAGCCTCGAGACCCTCCGCCAGATGGTGGCGGCCGGGGTGGGTGTCACGCTGCTTCCCGAGCTGGCGATCCAGGCTCCCGTCGCTCCGTCGGAGGACATCGTGCTCCTGCGGTTCAACGACCCCGCCCCCAGCCGTCAGATCGCCCTTCTGTGGCGAGAGACCAGTACCTACCAGGACCTGCTTCCCGAGCTCGCCGCCAAGCTGGCCGAGTTGCCCGCAGGACTGGTCGGCTCGACCTGA
- the amrA gene encoding AmmeMemoRadiSam system protein A, translating to MAPSLSPEPSGAGTQVAAEPSDSEARLPPETGDALLTIARQSIVDAFDGKPPRFSSSAAPGSNDKRGVFVTLHVDGDLNGCIGDVSGDKPLAHEVARLARAAAFDDPRLPALRRRQLPRLTIEVSVMSPQEPIPATSPELLRSHLTPGVHGLMISSGRHRALFLPDVWQQLPEFADFIGRLFAKAGMDPRRWPDHLTAWRFTTQAFTSHAQRPAPH from the coding sequence ATGGCGCCTTCGCTCTCACCTGAGCCGAGTGGGGCGGGAACACAGGTCGCCGCCGAACCCTCCGACTCCGAGGCCCGACTCCCGCCCGAGACCGGCGACGCGCTGCTCACCATCGCCCGCCAGTCGATCGTTGACGCCTTCGACGGCAAACCCCCTCGTTTCTCGTCTTCCGCTGCCCCCGGTTCGAATGACAAGCGTGGGGTGTTCGTGACCCTCCACGTCGACGGTGACCTGAACGGGTGCATCGGCGATGTGTCGGGGGACAAGCCGCTGGCTCACGAGGTTGCCCGCCTGGCCCGGGCCGCCGCCTTCGACGACCCCCGGCTGCCGGCCCTGCGACGACGCCAGCTACCCCGTCTAACCATCGAGGTGTCGGTGATGTCGCCGCAAGAGCCGATCCCGGCCACCTCACCTGAACTGCTGCGATCCCATCTCACCCCGGGCGTTCACGGTCTCATGATCTCGAGCGGCAGACACCGGGCCCTGTTCCTTCCCGACGTGTGGCAACAGCTCCCCGAGTTCGCCGACTTCATCGGCCGACTGTTCGCCAAGGCCGGTATGGACCCCCGGCGCTGGCCCGACCACCTAACGGCTTGGCGCTTCACCACCCAAGCCTTCACCAGCCACGCCCAGCGACCAGCCCCACATTGA
- the amrS gene encoding AmmeMemoRadiSam system radical SAM enzyme, with translation MSITVADPFTVPTRYWHALDDGRVQCDVCPRACKLRDGQQGVCFVRGRSAANVDLKAFTQDFYRHTCGGDLGAVLDSLVYLRSTDVWFEVTTLLIPGHNDSDDEIDQMTKWVVANLGPDVPMHFTAFHPDYRMLDAPPTPLATLSRAREMALANGVHHAYTGNVHDQGGQSTTCTGCGSVVIERDWYRLGAYRLDDQSGCTMCGTVLAGVFDGGPGDWGPRRRPVSIHRRDRQVRT, from the coding sequence GTGAGCATCACCGTCGCCGACCCCTTCACCGTGCCCACTCGGTATTGGCACGCCTTGGATGACGGTCGGGTCCAATGCGACGTGTGCCCTCGGGCCTGCAAGCTTCGTGACGGCCAGCAGGGGGTGTGCTTCGTGCGCGGCCGCAGCGCCGCCAACGTCGACCTGAAGGCGTTCACCCAGGACTTCTACCGCCACACCTGCGGCGGGGACCTCGGGGCCGTCCTTGATTCGCTCGTGTACCTGCGCTCCACCGATGTCTGGTTCGAGGTGACCACCCTGTTGATCCCGGGCCACAACGACAGCGACGACGAGATCGACCAGATGACGAAGTGGGTGGTGGCGAACTTGGGACCCGACGTACCGATGCACTTCACGGCCTTCCACCCCGACTACCGGATGCTGGACGCGCCCCCCACTCCGCTCGCCACCTTGAGCCGAGCCCGAGAGATGGCGCTGGCCAACGGGGTTCACCACGCCTACACCGGGAACGTGCACGATCAGGGCGGTCAGTCCACCACCTGCACCGGCTGCGGTTCGGTGGTGATCGAGCGGGACTGGTACCGCCTCGGCGCCTACCGCCTCGACGATCAGAGCGGCTGCACCATGTGCGGAACCGTCCTGGCCGGGGTGTTCGATGGGGGGCCCGGAGACTGGGGGCCCCGTCGCCGACCGGTGTCGATCCATCGTCGAGATCGCCAGGTACGGACATGA
- a CDS encoding SRPBCC family protein encodes MATDTITVERQIAAPPEAIFALVADASRHRDIDGSGTVRDAKGAANVLKAGSTFGMAMKWGVPYSMVNTVIEFEQDRRIAWQTRGPGPLGKVMGGRIWRYELEPSEGGTLVKETWDISQESALGKPGVRRLADMTRKNMEKTLARIEALVTA; translated from the coding sequence ATGGCCACCGACACCATCACCGTGGAGCGACAGATCGCTGCTCCGCCCGAAGCAATCTTCGCCCTCGTCGCCGATGCCAGCCGGCACCGTGACATCGACGGTTCCGGCACGGTCCGAGACGCGAAAGGTGCGGCCAACGTGCTCAAGGCCGGATCCACCTTCGGCATGGCCATGAAGTGGGGCGTGCCCTACTCGATGGTGAACACGGTCATCGAGTTCGAGCAGGATCGGCGCATCGCCTGGCAGACCCGGGGTCCGGGTCCGCTCGGCAAGGTCATGGGCGGACGGATCTGGCGCTACGAGTTGGAGCCGAGCGAAGGTGGGACCCTGGTCAAGGAGACTTGGGACATCTCCCAGGAATCGGCGCTGGGCAAGCCCGGGGTCCGACGGTTGGCCGACATGACCCGCAAGAACATGGAGAAGACGCTGGCCCGCATAGAGGCCCTCGTCACCGCCTGA
- a CDS encoding glycosyltransferase family 2 protein, giving the protein MTGTDHRVDVIIPTRNRPDLTIQAVDAIRGQTYVDWHLWVVDDASTDHTAAQVEKHVAGDPRVTVLRRETHCGANPARQTALDASRAPLVATCDSDDWWEPTKLTRQVAAYDLQRRRTGKVGPILCWHDTVGQDGHRKGHVMRPRLSRSWHPFLQFNTSTPLLERSLLESVGGFATPAPYPWTTTDHLDLFLRLTTRRSVVVVPDVLVHCCHHHGHRNSDHERTRDAADEAARLAHELEPQLRDRPATRTWMAAAVAGRYLQIGDRRTAARTIAAGVTAGGSIGFATMAAIAAHYVPWAARREVQGWLSQSRS; this is encoded by the coding sequence GTGACCGGCACAGATCACCGAGTGGACGTGATCATCCCCACCAGAAATCGACCCGACCTGACCATCCAGGCCGTGGACGCGATCCGAGGCCAAACATATGTGGATTGGCACCTGTGGGTGGTCGACGATGCCAGCACCGACCACACCGCAGCGCAGGTCGAAAAGCACGTCGCTGGCGACCCGCGGGTCACCGTCTTACGACGCGAAACTCACTGCGGCGCCAACCCCGCCCGCCAAACCGCTCTCGACGCCTCGCGGGCACCCCTGGTTGCCACCTGCGACAGCGACGACTGGTGGGAGCCGACCAAGCTCACCCGCCAGGTTGCGGCCTATGACCTGCAACGTCGCCGTACCGGCAAGGTCGGCCCGATCCTGTGCTGGCACGACACCGTCGGCCAAGACGGCCACCGAAAGGGCCACGTGATGCGGCCCCGCCTGAGCCGGAGCTGGCACCCGTTCCTCCAGTTCAACACCAGCACTCCCTTGCTGGAGCGGTCGCTACTGGAGTCGGTGGGAGGATTCGCCACCCCGGCCCCCTACCCGTGGACCACCACCGACCATCTCGACTTGTTCCTCCGTCTGACCACCCGCCGGTCGGTGGTGGTCGTGCCCGACGTCTTGGTGCACTGCTGTCACCACCACGGACACCGCAACAGCGACCACGAACGCACCCGGGATGCGGCCGATGAAGCGGCCCGCCTGGCCCACGAGCTGGAGCCTCAGCTTCGTGATCGCCCAGCCACCCGCACTTGGATGGCCGCCGCGGTAGCCGGAAGGTACCTCCAGATCGGTGACCGCAGAACGGCAGCCCGAACGATCGCCGCCGGGGTGACCGCCGGAGGCTCGATCGGCTTTGCCACCATGGCGGCCATCGCCGCGCACTACGTGCCGTGGGCTGCCCGACGTGAGGTGCAGGGATGGCTGAGCCAGTCTCGGAGCTGA
- a CDS encoding LLM class flavin-dependent oxidoreductase, protein MRFSVWPWLSKSWNELSDLVAHVEATGWDGVYVADHFMADDGGGFGAVTDPLLEATATVAALAGETSRLRLATLVLAMTYRHPAVLANWAATVDHASGGRLLLGVGAGWQENEHDQYGIALGSLRQRIDRFAEGVEIISGLLSRPRTSVTGSHYTVTDAICEPKPVQAPVPLLIGGKGDRMLGIVARYATEWNMWSTPAHNVERFAVVQRHCEALGREPGEIIRSTQAVVIVTDTDSLDQEKAIADGLAPRPVLVGTPTRIAEQVAAYDEVGVNELIVPDFALGTGSQRADRLDALIEAFAPLRG, encoded by the coding sequence ATGCGCTTCTCCGTGTGGCCGTGGCTGTCCAAGAGCTGGAACGAACTCTCCGATCTCGTGGCCCACGTCGAGGCCACCGGTTGGGACGGTGTGTACGTCGCTGACCACTTCATGGCCGATGACGGCGGCGGCTTCGGTGCCGTCACCGACCCGCTGCTGGAGGCGACGGCCACGGTGGCGGCGCTGGCAGGGGAGACGTCGCGGCTCAGGCTCGCCACCTTGGTCCTGGCTATGACGTACCGCCATCCAGCGGTGCTGGCCAACTGGGCGGCCACCGTCGACCACGCGTCGGGCGGCCGGCTCCTGTTGGGGGTTGGGGCCGGGTGGCAGGAGAACGAACACGACCAGTACGGCATCGCCTTGGGCTCGCTGCGTCAGAGGATCGACCGCTTCGCCGAGGGGGTGGAGATCATCAGCGGGCTCCTGAGCCGTCCTCGCACCTCGGTCACCGGATCCCATTACACCGTGACCGATGCCATCTGTGAGCCCAAGCCGGTCCAGGCTCCGGTGCCCCTACTGATCGGCGGGAAGGGTGACCGCATGTTGGGGATCGTGGCTCGCTACGCCACCGAGTGGAACATGTGGTCCACGCCCGCCCACAACGTCGAACGGTTCGCGGTGGTGCAGCGTCACTGCGAGGCGCTGGGGCGTGAGCCCGGTGAGATCATCCGTTCCACCCAGGCCGTGGTCATCGTCACCGACACCGACTCCCTCGACCAGGAAAAGGCCATTGCCGACGGTCTGGCACCTCGACCGGTGCTGGTGGGTACTCCGACCCGGATCGCCGAGCAGGTCGCGGCCTACGACGAGGTCGGGGTGAACGAGTTGATCGTGCCCGACTTCGCCTTGGGCACCGGTTCTCAACGGGCGGACCGGCTCGACGCCCTGATCGAGGCCTTCGCCCCGCTCCGGGGCTGA
- a CDS encoding GNAT family N-acetyltransferase has protein sequence MSTTGDTSDTSDTSDMVETGETGGLSIDTTLTDGVVTLRPISKGDIDQITLACQDLELQRYIPVPRPYHRSDAEAYVALSHDLWPSGRKYVFTVVAADDPQVLLGVISLTVAGRCGNAAYWLTPAARGRHTASRSLRLLAGWAFKTLLLAVILLEIHDTNEASKRVSVTSGFHHSGDIEVATDEGPKAALLYVRLASDRPPHPRPS, from the coding sequence ATGAGCACCACCGGCGACACCAGCGACACCAGCGACACCAGCGACATGGTCGAGACGGGCGAGACAGGTGGGCTGTCCATCGACACCACCCTGACCGACGGGGTCGTGACCCTACGACCGATCTCGAAAGGTGACATAGATCAGATCACCTTGGCCTGCCAGGACCTCGAACTACAGCGGTACATACCGGTCCCCCGCCCGTACCATCGCTCCGACGCCGAGGCCTACGTGGCCCTGTCCCATGACCTGTGGCCCTCGGGACGCAAGTACGTGTTCACCGTGGTCGCCGCCGATGACCCCCAAGTACTGCTCGGTGTGATCAGCCTCACCGTGGCCGGTCGATGCGGCAACGCCGCCTACTGGTTGACCCCGGCGGCTCGGGGCCGCCACACCGCCAGCCGCTCGCTTCGGTTGCTGGCGGGGTGGGCGTTCAAGACGCTGCTGTTGGCCGTGATCCTGTTGGAGATCCACGACACCAACGAAGCCTCCAAGAGGGTGTCGGTGACGTCGGGATTCCACCACTCCGGAGACATCGAAGTGGCCACCGACGAGGGCCCCAAGGCCGCGCTGTTGTACGTCCGACTGGCCTCGGATCGGCCACCGCACCCTCGACCGTCCTGA
- a CDS encoding VOC family protein yields MTDLGIKTNGVNHVALVCSDMARTVDFYQGLLGFPLVKTIDLPAGMGQHFFFDIGGDDHLAFFWFPEAPPVAPGVASAPCLPDRGEIPSAVGSMNHLAFAVDPDLIEDYRARLIDAGIECTEVWNHDDSEFGLSPTVTEDVFVRSVYFFGPDGILLELAGWTPAFRPDASRPGPAV; encoded by the coding sequence ATGACCGACCTGGGGATCAAGACCAACGGCGTCAACCATGTGGCCCTGGTGTGCTCGGACATGGCGCGCACCGTCGACTTCTACCAGGGGCTGCTCGGCTTTCCTCTGGTGAAGACCATCGACCTGCCCGCCGGGATGGGCCAGCACTTCTTCTTCGACATCGGCGGGGACGACCACCTCGCCTTCTTCTGGTTCCCTGAGGCTCCGCCCGTCGCCCCTGGTGTGGCGTCAGCGCCGTGCCTGCCCGATCGGGGCGAGATCCCCAGCGCGGTGGGATCCATGAACCACCTTGCCTTCGCTGTGGACCCCGATCTCATCGAGGACTACCGGGCCCGACTCATCGACGCTGGCATCGAGTGCACCGAGGTGTGGAACCACGACGATTCCGAGTTCGGCCTGTCACCGACGGTCACCGAAGACGTCTTCGTCCGGTCGGTGTACTTCTTCGGTCCCGACGGAATCCTCCTGGAACTGGCGGGCTGGACCCCGGCGTTCAGGCCAGACGCGTCGCGCCCCGGTCCTGCGGTGTGA
- a CDS encoding LCP family protein, whose protein sequence is MSTVVTVMDRDGFDNCTDNIVVVQPGRHRLLWVPRDVWCEPRAERINASFKRGSHQRLVEDLQQLGIEVDHSVCLSRSTVERALASIDVTVPVHQPLQFWYPMSPTERIQEGRKPVDFMPPRERLRGERVHQWIGARHVRDPSTPGSDLARIGRQQVLVRRLLRDGFDFSMVLADRERPLVSDPMAIEDLGRVRWWWRMAHTDQLADRQVNGQHVLTLLSPEPKPPRWRRAVRRLNPVGGSRGLSVPPR, encoded by the coding sequence GTGTCCACGGTGGTGACGGTCATGGATCGCGACGGGTTCGACAACTGCACCGACAACATCGTGGTGGTGCAACCCGGGCGACATCGGTTGCTGTGGGTACCGCGAGACGTCTGGTGTGAACCACGGGCCGAGCGGATCAACGCGTCGTTCAAGAGGGGATCCCACCAACGGTTGGTGGAAGACCTACAGCAGTTGGGGATCGAGGTCGATCACAGCGTCTGCTTGTCTCGCTCCACCGTCGAGCGGGCCCTGGCCTCGATCGACGTGACTGTCCCGGTGCACCAACCGCTTCAGTTCTGGTACCCGATGTCGCCCACGGAACGGATCCAGGAGGGCCGAAAGCCGGTCGACTTCATGCCGCCTCGTGAGCGACTGAGGGGGGAACGAGTCCACCAATGGATCGGGGCCCGGCACGTCAGGGACCCATCCACGCCGGGGAGCGACCTGGCCCGTATCGGTCGGCAGCAGGTTCTGGTCCGACGACTGCTTCGTGACGGCTTCGACTTCTCGATGGTTCTGGCCGACCGTGAAAGGCCGTTGGTGTCAGACCCGATGGCCATCGAGGATCTCGGACGGGTCCGGTGGTGGTGGCGTATGGCCCACACCGATCAGTTGGCTGATCGGCAGGTGAACGGTCAACACGTCCTCACCTTGCTGTCGCCCGAACCCAAGCCCCCACGGTGGCGGCGAGCGGTGCGGCGCCTGAACCCGGTCGGAGGTAGTCGGGGTCTGTCGGTCCCGCCGCGGTAG